A single window of Anopheles moucheti chromosome 2, idAnoMoucSN_F20_07, whole genome shotgun sequence DNA harbors:
- the LOC128297488 gene encoding collagen alpha-1(III) chain-like, with amino-acid sequence MLYDYQPQSYQPQQPLPQRGRGGRGGRGAGGTRLGTGTSAVMPKKDSKSDEGGRKNKMSQAAAAKLEQQQQQQQQQQQQQQQQDDVTGMKGGGPGTGRPGSVGPGGMKPSDACSINAGGGPGPNSGVMDALGKAGGPVMGGGVGGPLDGGGHPMDGKMNPGLAGMMAGNKPSNKLEYTQQQSQIFVFSTALANKGAEAVLSGQFNSIIAYHCAQMQKQNRLGGPGPDEMSGNSVGPGAMSPWMDHGHGHGSPDHHPMGPRGMGGPGGPPDGMKKSATIHHTANASCLENDGSLPMFGGGPDGHMPPHMRMGPGGGGPLDPSMVMGKKSATIHHTPNACMDQDGSGLPMYPTDGHGGGPHMRMNPDGMSKPSTIHHTPSSCMEGDGGGDPTVGGHPGVKMENPSPVGSHISPSGGGGVPGGGPGGGHGGGGGGPGMGPGGAGGGPGGSHSSSTIIDQMNSLVASLPLMKGGNVLSQSRGHPQPSLQGVKVPDENLTPQQRQHREQQLATLRQMQKMFFPEQRAMGMDPHGMGMRPQFRGPATGMPPDFGGPPNRPLNPAFMNTPLGSGGMGGPVDGGPGPGPGPGPGMINEQIPPMQYNKPNMMNPGMYGGGGMGGGGHGGGGGPMGGPMGGPMGGPGGPMGGPMGGPMGGPGGGGPMNRMYKADPDPIFPPMTEMGGYGGGGGGGGGVMNNHGPGMFNPGMQQRMGMPPGGGAGGPGPGGGPMGGGHMGMGGPKMGPDPSMLGGPGGPIPQSPLMDDDLSKGSMQQQQMMLPANPPLPQQPGTPTGGVGSNGGPMSVGMNTGLNPNGANGTVNNNGKTKEPSVSPEQQQQGGPGSNQQQQQQQGPGSQQGPLTPQTPQGGQQTPGQPLTPQTSMAGS; translated from the exons ATGCTGTACGATTATCAACCGCAGTCTTATCAGCCGCAGCAGCCCCTGCCGCAAAGAGGACgcggaggaagaggaggaagaggagcgGGTGGTACAAGACTTGGTACAGGAACCTCTGCCGTGATGCCGAAGAAGGATTCCAAATCCGATGAGGGCGGCCGCAAGAACAAGATGAGTCAGGCGGCTGCGGCCAAGctggaacagcagcagcagcaacagcagcaacagcagcagcagcagcaacaacag gaCGATGTAACGGGCATGAAAGGCGGTGGCCCTGGTACGGGTCGACCTGGTTCCGTTGGACCGGGAGGAATGAAACCGTCGGACGCTTGCAGTATTAACGCAGGCGGTGGTCCCGGACCAAACAGCGGTGTGATGGATGCGCTGGGCAAGGCTGGCGGTCCGGTGATGGGTGGTGGCGTCGGTGGCCCTCTAGACGGTGGTGGTCATCCGATGGACGGGAAGATGAATCCTGGTCTGGCCGGCATGATGGCGGGTAACAAACCGTCAAACAAGCTGGAGTACACGCAGCAACAGAGCCAGATATTTGTGTTCTCGACGGCGCTTGCGAACAAGGGCGCCGAGGCGGTACTGAGCGGACAGTTCAACTCGATCATTGCATATCATTGTGCTCAGATGCAGAAACAGAACCGACTCGGTGGCCCCGGACCGGACGAGATGAGCGGGAACAGTGTGGGACCGGGCGCGATGTCACCGTGGATGGATCACGGTCACGGGCACGGTTCGCCCGATCACCATCCGATGGGACCGCGGGGCATGGGTGGACCGGGTGGTCCACCGgatggtatgaaaaagtcagccACCATTCATCATACGGCCAATGCGTCCTGCCTGGAGAATGACGGTTCATTGCCGATGTTTGGCGGCGGTCCCGATGGGCACATGCCGCCCCACATGCGCATGGGGCCAGGTGGAGGAGGACCGCTCGACCCGTCGATGGTGATGGGGAAAAAGTCGGCCACCATTCACCACACGCCGAACGCTTGCATGGATCAGGACGGAAGCGGTCTCCCGATGTACCCGACGGATGGGCACGGCGGGGGGCCCCACATGCGCATGAACCCGGACGGAATGTCCAAACCCTCGACCATTCACCATACGCCCAGCTCGTGCATGGAGGGcgacggtggtggtgatcCGACCGTAGGAGGCCACCCGGGCGTAAAGATGGAAAACCCGTCACCCGTTGGGTCGCACATTTCGCctagcggtggtggtggagtgcCTGGCGGTGGTCCGGGCGGCGGTCATGGAGGAGGTGGAGGTGGACCAGGTATGGGTCCAGGAGGAGCAGGCGGTGGTCCCGGTGGCAGTCACTCGAGCTCGACGATTATCGACCAGATGAACTCGCTGGTGGCGTCACTACCACTAATGAAGGGTGGCAATGTACTGTCGCAATCGCGTGGCCATCCACAGCCGTCGCTGCAGGGTGTAAAAGTGCCGGACGAAAATTTGACGCCCCAGCAGCGGCAACACCGGGAGCAACAGCTCGCCACGTTACGCCAGATGCAGAAGATGTTCTTTCCCGAGCAGCGCGCCATGGGTATGGATCCACACGGTATGGGAATGAGGCCCCAGTTTCGGGGGCCCGCCACCGGTATGCCACCGGACTTCGGGGGACCTCCGAATCGGCCGCTAAATCCTGCCTTTATGAATACGCCCCTCGGCAGTGGCGGTATGGGAGGACCGGTGGATGGTGGACCGGGTCCGGGGCCGGGACCCGGTCCTGGTATGATCAACGAGCAGATACCGCCGATGCAatacaacaaaccgaacatgATGAACCCGGGTATGTACGGAGGTGGCGGTATGGGAGGCGGCGGCCATGGAGGAGGGGGAGGACCGATGGGTGGTCCGATGGGTGGCCCGATGGGAGGACCCGGTGGACCGATGGGTGGTCCGATGGGTGGCCCAATGGGTGGTCCTGGCGGTGGTGGCCCAATGAATCGTATGTACAAAGCAGACCCCGACCCAATCTTTCCGCCCATGACGGAGATGGGTGGATATGGTGGTGGAGGCGGAGGTGGTGGCGGTGTGATGAATAACCATGGGCCCGGTATGTTTAATCCCGGCATGCAGCAGCGAATGGGTATGCCAccgggtggtggtgctggtggacCCGGACCCGGTGGTGGCCCGATGGGAGGCGGACATATGGGGATGGGTGGACCGAAGATGGGACCGGATCCGTCGATGCTCGGTGGCCCCGGTGGTCCGATCCCACAGTCCCCCCTGATGGACGACGACCTCAGCAAGGGTTcgatgcaacagcagcaaatgatGCTTCCCGCAAATCCACCTCTTCCGCAGCAACCGGGCACACCGACGGGTGGTGTCGGTAGCAACGGTGGCCCTATGTCGGTCGGCATGAACACGGGCCTGAATCCCAATGGCGCCAACGGTACGGTCAACAATAATGGTAAAACGAAAGAGCCTTCCGTTTCGCcggaacagcaacagcagggcgGCCCCGGCTCgaatcagcagcaacagcagcagcaaggacCCGGCAGTCAACAGGGGCCCTTGACACCGCAAACCCCCCAAGGCGGACAACAAACACCCGGGCAACCACTCACCCCACAGACATCGATGGCCGGTTCGTAG
- the LOC128309455 gene encoding N-alpha-acetyltransferase 30A-like translates to MDVIEPDDRPTETGTSAKLTNGNTTSAEENTMAAVASGAGRRKKAKRKNKAKNSLAEPEMTGETSMTISGSTDTAMTKALKAVLAKEMQQNTTVSVHSNCNRNSSNHSSSHSNGLPEEPVTSVDAISKKLEQCVQIGRNGLTHNGLPKRGASSLPDAGSAPSEETSGAGTSMDKSTAGRKKHRSRQTKKGPTNTTCIESGNEENEEGVKSQPTSTALPGLIAREQGEPGDVTVLRSATEPTGDCVPSTSKTSLPTGGESKPALTPMEIAYQVYESERQMPSIMALIQKDLSEPYSIYTYRYFIHNWPKLCFLALHRDTCVGAIVCKLDIHRQETRRGYIAMLAVDKDYRKLKIGTTLVQRAIQAMLEDNADEVVLETEITNQPALRLYENLGFVRDKRLFHYYLNGVDALRLKLWFR, encoded by the exons ATGGATGTTATCGAACCGGACGATCGTCCGACAGAAACGGGAACAAGCGCGAAGCTCACCAATGGAAACACAACGTCGGCTGAGGAAAATACTATGGCGGCGGTTGCGAGTGGTGCCGGAAGGCGTAAAAAGgccaaaaggaaaaataaagctAAAAATAGTTTGGCCGAGCCGGAGATGACGGGCGAAACGAGTATGACAATCTCCGGTTCCACAGACACGGCGATGACGAAAGCGTTGAAGGCTGTGCTAGCGAAGGAAATGCAACAGAATACAACAGTGAGTGTACATAGTAATTGTAATAGGAATAGCAGTAACCATAGCAGTAGTCATAGTAACGGGCTGCCGGAGGAACCAGTAACGTCCGTCGATGCGATCAGCAAGAAGCTAGAGCAGTGTGTTCAAATCGGTCGTAATGGACTGACGCATAATGGTTTGCCAAAGCGCGGTGCTAGCAGTTTACCGGATGCTGGCAGCGCACCTAGCGAAGAAACAAGTGGCGCAGGAACTTCAATGGATAAGAGTACGGCCGGTAGGAAAAAGCACCGCAGTaggcaaacgaaaaaaggaCCCACGAACACAACCTGTATAGAGAGTGGAAACGAGGAAAATGAAGAAGGAGTAAAATCTCAGCCAACATCAACTGCGCTTCCGGGCTTGATAGCTAGAGAACAAGGCGAACCGGGCGATGTGACTGTGCTGAGAAGCGCAACGGAACCAACGGGCGATTGTGTCCCATCCACATCGAAAACATCATTGCCAACGGGCGGCGAAAGTAAACCGGCACTCACCCCGATGGAAATCGCATACCAGGTTTACGAATCGGAACGGCAAATGCCCTCCATTATGGCACTGATACAGAAGGATCTGTCGGAACCGTACTCCATCTACACCTATCGCTACTTCATACACAACTGGCCAAAGCTGTGCTTCCTCGCACTGCACCGGGACACATGTGTCGGTGCGATCGTCTGCAAGCTGGACATACACCGGCAAGAAACGCGTCGCGGATACATTGCAATGCTGGCAGTGGACAAGGACTACCGAAAGCTAAAAATCGGTACCACACTCGTGCAGCGAGCAATACAG GCCATGCTGGAAGATAACGCCGACGAGGTGGTGCTGGAGACGGAGATCACGAACCAACCGGCATTGCGATTGTACGAAAATTTAGGCTTCGTGCGAGACAAACGGCTCTTTCACTACTATTTAAATGGTGTCGATGCGTTACGGCTCAAGCTGTGGTTCAGATGA